The region TGAATAGACACCAAGAATCATGGCTTCTGGTTTTGCAGGGTTAATTAACGGCCCAAGTATATTAAAAATAGTGCGCGTTTTAAGGGCTTGTCTTACTGGGACGGCATGTCTTACACCTGCATGGTAATGCGGGGCGAACAAGAAACATAAACCAAAATCATCAACACATTTGCTGGCTGATTCAGGGTCCATGGTTAGCGCAATACCACAATGTGACAGTACATCTGATGCGCCAGATTTGCTCGATACGCCGCGATTACCATGTTTAGTGACTTTTGCTCCCGCAGCAGCGGCAACAAAAGATGCGGTAGTCGAGATATTAATGGTGTTATGGCCATCGCCACCGGTTCCGACAATATCAACCACTCCAGTGACTAATGATTGCGCGCTGCGTGGAAACGGTTTAGCTGCTTGACGCAGGGCATCAGCCGCGCCAGTGATTTCATCAATGGTTTCACCGCGCATTTTTAGCGCAACTAACATGCCCGCCATGGCTACAGGGTCCATTTCACCAGCAACAATAGCACTAAACAGTTGTGCGCTTTGCTCACGAGTAAGGGCATTACCTTGGTATAACGAGTCTAAAAGAGGTTGTAGCTCAGCCATTACAGTGTTCCTTTTGCTGGTGAATCA is a window of Shewanella donghaensis DNA encoding:
- the trpD gene encoding anthranilate phosphoribosyltransferase, whose amino-acid sequence is MAELQPLLDSLYQGNALTREQSAQLFSAIVAGEMDPVAMAGMLVALKMRGETIDEITGAADALRQAAKPFPRSAQSLVTGVVDIVGTGGDGHNTINISTTASFVAAAAGAKVTKHGNRGVSSKSGASDVLSHCGIALTMDPESASKCVDDFGLCFLFAPHYHAGVRHAVPVRQALKTRTIFNILGPLINPAKPEAMILGVYSPKLIAPIVNVLNALGVKRAMVVYGSGLDEVALHGETQVAELNDGDIRFYTLTPQELGVEPAEIKALEGGEPSDNALITQAILKGEGKPAHRDAVAINAGCALYVSGVCDSVQQGTQLALNTINSGKAFQVLTQLAAASQQEDAK